AGGCAGACCGGCCCAGCGCTGGAGACCGGCCCGCGTGAGCAGCCTGGCCAAAGGCCCAGGCGGGGCGTGGTCAGCGGCGACCGACCGGCCCAACGCGCGGCATGCCCTAAACCTGCTAAGCAATTTGCAAAAAGGGACCTGTGTTTCTTTCGATTTAGTGTTCTACCGTTTACGGGAGTCATGTACTTAGCACTAAGATCCCCGTACAGACTTTTCTCCTTCACTTTTACCCTTCTCCCCTCTTCAGCGAAACAGAGGAGCAGAGTAACGGGCGTAGAAGCCTCACCGACGGCTGGGTCTGGCAGGGGAGGACGCCATGGTGACGCCAGGACGGCCGGCCCCCAGCATGGGTCCCTCCGTGACCCCAAGGAGTCCGCGGCACAGTCGGAGGCGGTGCCAAGCGTTGGAACCGCGCACCGCGGTGGCCGTAGAACGGAGCAGGGGAGCGTCGGGGTGATTTCGATTCCGGCGGGGAGGTCACCGGAGGAGATGCGGCGCGGGGCTCGTCGTGGCTGCTTTCAGTGGTGGCGGCATTCGGGTCGCGACAGGCGAGGCGGCTCGGGCGCGTAGGCACGGAAGGAGCGGCGAAGGGGCAGCCGGCTTGGATGCGACCGTGGGGACACGGCGTGGGATCACGCGGAAGAAGCAGCGGGGGCAGAGCTGGACTGTGGATGCGCGCGCGCGGTGGCCGAGCGGCGAGAGCGCGACCACAGAGACTT
This sequence is a window from Miscanthus floridulus cultivar M001 chromosome 10, ASM1932011v1, whole genome shotgun sequence. Protein-coding genes within it:
- the LOC136489313 gene encoding proline-rich receptor-like protein kinase PERK2; translation: MSTPDLRLRGARATGPSTPAAVPWSLGSPVPMPAMATHISALDWRPLNAPSAPSFRLSSPSLCGRALAARPPRARIHSPALPPLLLPRDPTPCPHGRIQAGCPFAAPSVPTRPSRLACRDPNAATTESSHDEPRAASPPVTSPPESKSPRRSPAPFYGHRGARFQRLAPPPTVPRTPWGHGGTHAGGRPSWRHHGVLPCQTQPSVRLLRPLLCSSVSLKRGEG